Proteins from a genomic interval of Oncorhynchus clarkii lewisi isolate Uvic-CL-2024 chromosome 15, UVic_Ocla_1.0, whole genome shotgun sequence:
- the LOC139366833 gene encoding uro-adherence factor A-like: MSEVGPRRPPQDQSSGSGHTVTTSRHPYITDPIASKHVCFYKSGDPQFSGLRMAINSRTFKTFDALLDSLSKKVPLPFGVRNITTPRGVHAVHTLDELEDGKAYICSDQRKVKPINMAAASKKLPPWYHARPMSARRRAFQLAKQNPGRPMRKKKPVTVRTPKRLMVFRNGDPSVKHNMMLQKRTTPTFEALLDYVSELMHFPVVKLHTPDGRRVDGLPALILCSGIVVAAGREAFKSGNYKTQRSSAPTWLPARRMASKRLKQPAPRKKKSVSSSKSHLFSSSSERYFVNQIHHSVAGSQCDLPSNNTGSVVLEAGHFLESVAETDADTYNGHEGADNCMPGDDDIEKSFRVNQDGSMTVEMKVRLTIKEEETIHWTTTLTRSSVASQLSVAESELEIRSPESNALPPTQPNAMGTINGYNAKKDDHDDEDDMSPEASGPTSVEGDDEDNSKIHVSEVSLRRAPTPGPRRSRQKQASLENINTPSGDEIQENIVGSYSYRETTKNGEVKEEYCMVRQCSSRPVPKPRRVGSMDINNYNKTQSTFKSGAAEILQIQNSEEEVRESVMQIYEQQTCQDNFLANSQYSVQGVSTYGLMYGRPATSETARFSSSNDLEMELERLSTASESISVRRADQSLSSDFTIPTFKAGGSVLRNRVLNVHKTSLSKPTKDNETPKLVSEESKENSTTKAVKKVKKRFSKPKLRKYQVRKSTTPDKRRKESSANSPENNKRVKTGGFSRNASIRKIYGPKPARSLMKNKLKGKEIKLNIENPKELSVKELNVSENGNGTSVSVKKKLLHVSFPTEAQGKGTLKRQRSVHEERRIAKECHDLSLPALLSSSSNINEYVENWLEKALPTVYPDPVEETQNVETPTMSQVETEGDLVPDVSEINCEMDIEEDESCFLKEKTQIPSSPSLVTAAFPNRTFENIATQTNLTMENTTLPCPSDPSLQKTPLHIDTIQERLPTNPSAENPPLSNGFSVFPPAIISVEKPSPSDSPSLEQTSIPIKISVEKLPIPNDLSLENTSVPNSSLKENIPVSNCLSPEKTPLPAKTQTEKTPLPAKTQTEKTPLSNKVSDGSSVASSPSYLMCSSPSSLGDEEQPLSSSPSSDEAPSTTGHAFEKTLFNHSTLKEPPSPKLATKKTRLLSNLSLEKQLSFRKAAAEKSSISSDPTVEKVLVDKAPISNGLSSDKTSHPAKTLISNNVLNEASLASSPSCFISTSPTNRTSDERALSISPPSEEDLSPTGHVLEKTTLFNHSTLRETSSPKLPTKKTRLISNVSLEKQLSLRRLSVNKSSLSSNPTLEKAQLSNPVQITADKTQLPNSHSLEETSPPNKSSLPSDSTSENTQLSSSPQQGRTPLPRHISLKTQLHNNFSPERTNLPTLMTRNKSAPSNLSSEKIPVPSNRTLKNRLSPYSQTLEIVSPPTRLKAKKKPVSRNHSLAIEPSPVSPTLKRTPLPRKSRQTPLSPKSTPVHLNSSMKKTPTPPSPALVNHEETNGDDNLSNSDQGDSTKVTAEEPLTKAQIPSYREQLPPQPDMKPVLEKLCFSIRSIRQITHNNRPSCLEKSNSLPDFSSHVASTFGSSSKALLAFLSVITLKESFTNWNIPELNANSVSCAEALKMIESLREIANIEDAEELKANLSDLQKSTSSQLLQSWKGFQELNDKVRSRSSALNSSEHDLLFETRPVEDYNIKEKALDIDELINELDVPEKVKEALAALSTGVSMSMDGNEINIYKKANEKVESSPEGRLNANSTEVPKEEAEKDHVLNKEATVDVKSIIKTFTNIHHPKEVAENTVSQIPESPSSRQEQYFSSKEHSFKEDYICHGNRQAANKEGAELEQDNWEEEEAKFTYKQVNHDEEQTSSEIEQAYSLVLHDGYLDKPACSVEAREKDGDIQAGYVEEEESLKKEQEYYIENPPSHVGQEVTSMELQVSCKESVEKDQASSEEEQKCHVEDQISHVESESKCVEEKWLKEEQQCHIDDQPSYCGLQVSREERESTPEEQASSEEEFECHIGQNQSTPKEDQASSDEELERHVASKPTHEEPEVKCTDVKVSSEENMSSLKEEQASLEEELDCHIENQPSHEEKGVKCTGVKVSSEENMSSFEEDQASLEEELECHIENQPSHEEKGVKCIEMQVSREEREYTPEDDRASLDEEEENRADNLPNANAHINVKDEQTHLWMKQTTEKEIVSTVIEMKPSLVKQHSSDDRMDKDSGKDSEQHVSFEQQSDTVEEANVEDNRRGTEKKQVRCEEKLPSSEAEHVGVKDEPYTEDESYAEYEESFVEKQPFEEDTNYEMTEAKTTSRFEEPLPSVAERVKLLDKKIADVGPGDCVPIEENRWLLRESVIRKSVSEPINIYKNTSALTEDECKDAKEDVPYSLFGHTDREDMVKTVKPFVAKCTYFNLPHGCDSDPYQDDLSSVSKGSAMGDVSKDSKDNAEEPKLWAEKNGTLPDFSPTDFKMPDNKVHPLIEGPGGGKVVVVQPGKGQSGKGQTDVKKIPQEPDALEMLYFSCGQHCPIL; this comes from the exons ATGAGTGAGGTGGGTCCAAGAAGGCCCCCCCAGGACCAGTCCTCGGGGAGTGGGCACACAGTGACCACATCACGTCACCCCTATATCACAGACCCCATCGCCTCCAAGCACGTCTGCTTCTACAAGAGCGGGGACCCTCAGTTCAGTGGCCTGCGCATGGCCATCAACAGCCGCACCTTTAAGACCTTCGATGCCCTCCTGGACAGCCTCTCCAAGAAGGTCCCGCTGCCGTTCGGAGTGAGGAACATCACCACCCCGCGGGGTGTCCATGCGGTGCACACACTAGATGAACTGGAGGATGGGAAGGCCTACATCTGCTCAGACCAGCGGAAGGTCAAACCCATCAACATGGCAGCAGCCAGTAAGAAGCTTCCGCCCTGGTACCATGCCAGGCCCATGAGCGCCCGCCGTAGGGCCTTTCAACTGGCCAAACAGAACCCTGGCAGGCCCATGCGCAAAAAAAAACCTGTGACTGTGCGCACACCTAAGAGGCTAATGGTGTTTCGGAATGGGGACCCAAGTGTCAAGCACAATATGATGCTACAGAAGAGGACCACTCCCACCTTTGAGGCGCTGCTGGATTACGTGTCCGAGTTGATGCACTTTCCTGTGGTCAAACTACACACACCGGATGGAAGAAGG GTAGATGGGCTCCCTGCTCTGATTCTATGCTCTGGAATTGTAGTAGCTGCCGGTCGGGAGGCCTTTAAGTCTGGAAACTACAAGACACAGAGATCTTCTGCTCCAACATGGCTTCCTGCCAGACGAATGGCATCTAAAAGACTAAAACAACCGGCACCCC GGAAAAAGAAGTCCGTGTCCAGCAGCAAATCACATCTTTTCTCCTCATCGTCAGAGAGATACTTTGTGAATCAGATACACCACTCCGTTGCAGGAAGTCAGTGTGACCTCCCCAGTAACAACACGGGATCTGTGGTGCTGGAGGCTGGCCATTTTCTGGAGTCAGTTGCCGAAACGGACGCCGACACCTACAACGGACATGAAGGGGCAGACAACTGTATGCCCGGTGATGATGACATTGAGAAGTCCTTTCGGGTGAACCAGGATGGCAGCATGACGGTAGAGATGAAGGTACGACTGACCATCAAGGAGGAGGAGACCATCCACTGGACCACCACCCTGACCAGGTCCAGTGTGGCCAGCCAGCTCAGTGTGGCTGAGTCTGAGCTGGAGATCAGATCTCCTGAGTCCAATGCCCTACCACCAACACAACCCAACGCCATGGGCACCATCAATGGGTACAATGCTAAAAAGGATGAtcatgatgatgaggatgatatgTCTCCAGAGGCCAGTGGACCTACCAGTGTGGAAGGAGATGATGAGGATAATTCTAAAATACATGTCAGTGAGGTCTCTCTCAGGAGGGCTCCTACCCCAGGACCCAGGAGATCCAGACAGAAGCAGGCCTCATTGGAGAACATCAACACACCATCAGGAGATGAGATTCAGGAGAACATTGTGGGATCATACTCCTACAGAGAGACAACTAAGAATGGAGAGGTCAAAGAGGAGTACTGCATGGTCAGACAATGCAGCAGCAGGCCAGTCCCTAAACCAAGGAGAGTTGGCTCTATGGATATCAACAATTACAATAAGACTCAATCCACTTTTAAATCAGGGGCGGCTGAGATCTTACAAATCCAAAATAGCGAGGAGGAAGTCAGAGAAAGTGTAATGCAGATATACGAGCAGCAGACCTGTCAGGACAATTTCCTTGCTAACAGCCAGTACAGTGTCCAGGGTGTGTCCACGTATGGTCTGATGTATGGGAGACCAGCCACCTCGGAAACAGCCCGCTTCTCCTCTAGTAATGACTTAGAGATGGAGCTGGAAAGACTCTCTACAGCCTCAGAGTCAATCAGCGTGCGGAGGGCTGACCAGTCTCTGTCATCTGACTTCACCATACCCACATTTAAGGCTGGAGGATCTGTCCTAAGAAACAGGGTACTAAATGTCCATAAAACCAGTCTCTCCAAGCCCACCAAAGACAACGAGACCCCAAAGTTGGTCTCTGAAGAAAGCAAAGAAAATTCCACCACTAAAGCTGTAAAGAAAGTCAAGAAAAGGTTCTCAAAGCCCAAGTTGAGAAAGTACCAGGTTCGTAAGAGTACAACACCAGACAAAAGACGTAAAGAGAGTAGTGCAAATAGTCCTGAAAACAATAAAAGAGTGAAAACTGGGGGGTTTAGCCGCAATGCATCGATAAGGAAAATTTATGGACCAAAACCTGCCAGAAGTCTAATGAAAAATAAACTAAAAGGAAAGGAAATCAAATTAAATATTGAAAACCCAAAGGAATTGTCAGTGAAAGAACTAAATGTTAGTGAAAATGGAAATGGAACGTCAGTTTCAGTAAAGAAGAAATTATTGCACGTTTCATTTCCTACGGAGGCCCAGGGGAAGGGAACACTGAAAAGGCAGAGGTCCGTGCACGAGGAGAGAAGGATTGCGAAAGAGTGTCATGATTTGTCACTGCCTGCACTCCTTTCGTCCTCTTCTAATATCAATGAATATGTTGAGAACTGGCTAGAGAAAGCCCTCCCAACTGTGTACCCAGACCCAGTGGAGGAAACTCAAAATGTGGAGACACCAACAATGTCTCAGGTAGAAACTGAGGGGGACCTTGTTCCAGATGTGTCAGAAATCAATTGTGAAATGGACATTGAAGAAGATGAGTcttgttttttgaaagaaaaaacacAAATACCAAGTAGTCCATCTTTGGTAACAGCAGCATTTCCAAATAGAACATTTGAAAATATAGCAACACAGACAAACCTGACTATGGAAAACACAACATTACCATGTCCTTCTGACCCATCATTGCAAAAGACCCCATTACACATTGATACTATACAGGAAAGGTTGCCCACTAATCCCTCAGCTGAAAATCCACCTCTCTCCAACGGCTTCTCTGTCTTTCCTCCTGCAATAATCTCGGTAGAAAAGCCATCACCCTCTGACAGTCCTTCGTTGGAACAAACATCAATACCCATCAAGATCTCAGTAGAGAAGCTACCAATCCCAAATGATCTGTCATTGGAAAATACATCAGTACCAAATAGCTCCTTAAAAGAGAATATCCCAGTCTCAAACTGTCTCTCACCTGAGAAGACACCACTGCCTGCTAAAACACAAACAGAGAAGACACCACTGCCTGCTAAAACACAAACAGAGAAGACACCATTGTCCAACAAAGTCTCAGATGGGTCTTCAGTAGCTAGCAGTCCCTCATATTTAATGTGTTCATCACCTAGTAGTTTAGGTGATGAAGAACAACCCTTATCAAGCAGTCCTTCATCAGACGAGGCTCCGTCAACGACTGGCCATGCATTTGAAAAGACattgttcaaccactccactcTGAAAGAACCACCATCGCCTAAACTCGCAACAAAAAAGACACGATTGCTCAGTAATCTCTCCCTGGAAAAGCAACTATCATTCAGGAAAGCCGCAGCTGAAAAGTCTTCAATATCCAGTGATCCTACTGTGGAAAAGGTGTTGGTGGATAAGGCACCGATCTCCAATGGTCTCTCATCTGACAAGACATCACATCCTGCTAAAACCTTAATATCCAACAATGTCTTAAATGAGGCTTCATTAGCTAGTAGTCCCTCATGTTTCATCTCGACATCACCTACTAATCGCACATCAGATGAAAGAGCCTTATCAATCTCCCCCCCATCAGAGGAGGATCTATCACCCACTGGCCATGTATTGGAAAAAACAACattgttcaaccactccactcTGAGAGAAACATCATCACCTAAACTCCCAACGAAGAAGACACGATTGATCAGTAATGTCTCCCTAGAAAAGCAACTATCACTCAGAAGATTGTCAGTGAATAAGTCTTCATTGTCCAGTAATCCTACTTTGGAGAAGGCCCAGTTATCAAATCCTGTTCAAATCACAGCAGACAAAACACAACTACCGAACAGCCACTCATTGGAAGAGACATCGCCACCAAATAAGTCTTCATTACCCAGTGACTCCACTTCAGAAAATACCCAATTATCTAGCAGTCCTCAACAAGGAAGGACACCACTACCAAGACATATCTCTTTGAAAACACAATTGCACAACAATTTTTCACCTGAAAGAACAAATTTACCCACTCTTATGACGAGGAATAAGTCAGCTCCCAGTAATCTCTCTTCAGAAAAGATACCAGTACCTAGTAATCGCACATTGAAAAACAGACTGTCACCATATTCTCAGACTTTAGAAATAGTGTCACCACCTACGAGACTCAAGGCAAAAAAAAAGCCAGTATCTAGAAATCACTCTCTGGCAATCGAACCGTCCCCAGTAAGTCCCACCTTGAAAAGGACACCTCTACCAAGGAAAAGCCGCCAAACGCCATTATCGCCTAAGTCAACGCCAGTACATCTCAATTCCTCCATGAAGAAGACACCAACACCTCCCAGTCCCGCTTTGGTGAATCACGAAGAGACAAATGGTGATGATAACCTGAGCAATTCGGATCAGGGAGACAGTACAAAAGTAACAGCAGAGGAGCCTCTAACAAAAGCACAGATACCATCATACAGAGAACAACTACCTCCCCAGCCAGACATGAAACCTGTGCTAGAGAAGCTCTGTTTCTCAATTCGGTCAATTAGACAAATCACACACAACAATCGTCCATCTTGTCTTGAAAAGTCAAACAGCTTACCTGATTTCTCCTCCCATGTGGCCTCTACATTTGGGTCATCCTCCAAAGCTCTCCTGGCATTCTTATCTGTTATTACCTTAAAGGAAAGCTTCACTAACTGGAACATACCTGAATTGAATGCAAACAGTGTAAGCTGTGCTGAGGCTTTGAAAATGATAGAGTCTCTGAGAGAAATTGCCAACATAGAGGATGCAGAGGAGTTGAAAGCTAACCTGTCAGATTTGCAAAAGTCTACTTCCTCACAACTGCTGCAAAGTTGGAAGGGCTTCCAGGAACTCAATGACAAAGTCAGAAGTCGCAGCTCAGCGCTGAACAGTTCAGAGCATGATCTTTTGTTTGAGACACGCCCAGTGGAGGACTACAACATTAAAGAAAAAGCACTGGATATCGATGAGCTAATAAATGAGCTTGATGTGCCAGAAAAGGTCAAGGAAGCATTGGCAGCCCTTTCAACAGGGGTGAGCATGAGCATGGATGGGAATGaaataaacatttataaaaaagctAATGAAAAAGTGGAGTCATCCCCAGAGGGAAGGTTAAATGCCAATTCAACCGAAGTCCCTAAGGAAGAGGCTGAAAAAGATCATGTGCTTAATAAAGAGGCTACTGTTGATGTTAAATCCATCATTAAAACATTTACAAATATTCACCATCCCAAAGAGGTGGCTGAAAATACAGTGTCACAAATCCCAGAGAGCCCAAGCAGTAGGCAAGAGCAGTACTTCTCCTCAAAAGAACACAGCTTTAAAGAGGATTATATTTGCCACGGAAACAGACAGGCAGCAAATAAGGAAGGTGCTGAACTTGAGCAGGACAACTGGGAAGAAGAGGAGGCTAAATTTACATACAAACAGGTTAACCATGATGAAGAACAGACATCCTCAGAGATAGAGCAAGCTTACAGTTTAGTATTGCATGATGGCTATTTGGACAAGCCAGCCTGTTCTGTGGAGGCTAGAGAGAAGGATGGGGACATACAAGCAGGCTATGTGGAGGAGGAAGAAAGCTTGAAGAAAGAGCAAGAATACTACATTGAGAACCCACCAAGTCATGTGGGGCAGGAGGTTACATCTATGGAGCTGCAGGTCAGCTGTAAGGAAAGCGTAGAAAAAGACCAGGCTAGCTCAGAGGAAGAACAGAAATGTCATGTTGAGGACCAAATTAGCCATGTGGAGTCAGAAAGTAAATGTGTGGAGGAGAAATGGTTGAAGGAAGAGCAACAATGTCACATAGATGATCAGCCAAGCTATTGTGGGCTGCAGGTTAGCCGTGAGGAAAGAGAGTCCACCCCTGAGGAGCAGGCTAGCTCAGAGGAAGAATTTGAGTGTCACATAGGCCAAAACCAGTCCACCCCTAAAGAAGACCAGGCTAGCTCAGATGAAGAGCTGGAACGTCATGTTGCTAGCAAACCAACCCACGAAGAGCCTGAGGTTAAATGTACAGATGTAAAGGTTAGCAGTGAGGAAAACATGTCTAGTCTTAAAGAAGAGCAGGCTAGCTTAGAGGAAGAGCTCGACTGTCACATTGAGAACCAACCAAGTCACGAGGAGAAAGGTGTTAAATGTACAGGTGTAAAGGTTAGCAGTGAGGAAAACATGTCTAGTTTTGAAGAAGATCAGGCTAGCTTAGAGGAAGAGCTCGAATGTCACATTGAGAACCAACCAAGTCACGAAGAGAAAGGGGTTAAATGTATAGAGATGCAGGttagtagagaggaaagagagtatACTCCGGAAGACGACCGGGCTAGCTTAGACGAGGAAGAGGAAAACCGTGCAGACAACCTTCCCAATGCAAATGCACACATTAACGTGAAGGATGAGCAGACTCACTTATGGATGAAGCAGACTACTGAAAAGGAAATAGTGTCTACTGTCATAGAAATGAAGCCTAGCTTGGTCAAACAGCATTCTAGCGATGACAGGATGGATAAGGACAGCGGAAAGGATAGTGAGCAGCATGTTAGCTTTGAACAACAGTCTGATACTGTAGAAGAAGCCAACGTTGAGGATAATCGGCGTGGCACAGAGAAGAAGCAAGTACGCTGTGAAGAGAAGCTGCCTAGCTCTGAGGCCGAACATGTTGGTGTAAAGGATGAGCCATATACAGAGGATGAGAGTTATGCAGAGTATGAGGAAAGCTTCGTAGAGAAACAGCCGTTTGAGGAGGATACGAATTACGAAATGACTGAGGCAAAAACAACCAGCCGTTTTGAGGAACCATTACCATCTGTAGCAGAGCGAGTAAAACTACTGGATAAGAAGATTGCTGAT